The Hyphomonas sediminis genome contains a region encoding:
- a CDS encoding HigA family addiction module antitoxin, which produces MTTLKALVHPGEILREEFLEPMGISPIRLARHIHVPRTRVERLIREETALTVDTAKRLSRAFGTSVEFWMNLQMSYDLLKAEAEIDVSDIPPLEAA; this is translated from the coding sequence ATGACGACCTTGAAAGCGCTGGTCCATCCCGGCGAAATTCTCCGCGAAGAGTTTCTGGAGCCGATGGGCATCAGCCCGATCCGGCTGGCCCGGCATATCCATGTGCCACGCACGCGGGTCGAACGGCTGATCCGAGAGGAAACTGCCCTCACGGTGGACACAGCAAAGCGCCTGTCGCGCGCCTTTGGCACCAGTGTCGAGTTCTGGATGAACCTTCAGATGAGCTATGACCTGCTGAAGGCGGAGGCGGAAATCGACGTGTCGGATATTCCGCCGCTCGAAGCAGCCTGA
- a CDS encoding type II toxin-antitoxin system RelE/ParE family toxin — protein MIQSTRGDLIGQVLEGRPGKGFPSNLFRVAVRKVAMLQAAHRLEDLKIPPANRLEALKGDRAGQYSIRINDQWRICFTWGENGPEDVEIVDYH, from the coding sequence GTGATACAGAGCACGCGCGGCGATCTGATCGGGCAGGTTCTCGAGGGAAGGCCAGGGAAAGGCTTTCCTTCAAACCTGTTCAGGGTGGCAGTTCGCAAGGTGGCAATGCTGCAGGCAGCCCATCGGCTGGAGGATCTGAAGATACCTCCGGCCAACCGGCTGGAGGCCCTGAAGGGTGACCGGGCCGGGCAGTATTCGATCCGGATCAATGATCAGTGGCGCATCTGTTTCACCTGGGGCGAAAACGGCCCTGAGGATGTTGAGATCGTGGATTATCACTGA